The Oenanthe melanoleuca isolate GR-GAL-2019-014 chromosome 1A, OMel1.0, whole genome shotgun sequence genome contains a region encoding:
- the LOC130267132 gene encoding histone H2B 7, whose product MPEPAKSAPAPKKGSKKAVTKTQKKGDKKRKRARKESYSIYVYKVLKQVHPDTGISSKAMSIMNSFVNDIFERIAGEASRLAHYNKRSTITSREIQTAVRLLLPGELAKHAVSEGTKAVTKYTSSK is encoded by the coding sequence ATGCCTGAGCCGGCGAAATCTGCTCCAGCACCGAAGAAAGGTTCTAAAAAGGCGGTGACTAAGACTCAGAAGAAGGGCGACAAGAAGCGCAAGAGAGCAAGGAAAGAGAGCTACTCCATCTACGTGTACAAGGTGCTGAAGCAGGTGCACCCCGACACGGGCATCTCGTCCAAGGCCATGAGCATCATGAACTCCTTCGTCAACGACATCTTCGAGCGCATCGCCGGCGAGGCGTCGCGCCTGGCGCACTACAACAAGCGCTCCACCATCACGTCGCGGGAGATCCAGACGGCCgtgcggctgctgctgcccggcgAGCTGGCCAAGCACGCCGTGTCCGAGGGCACCAAGGCTGTCACCAAGTACACCAGCTCCAAGtaa
- the LOC130267105 gene encoding histone H1, which yields MSETAPVAAPAVSAPGAKAAAKKPKKAASGSKARKPAGPSVTELITKAVSASKERKGLSLAALKKALAAGGYDVEKNNSRIKLGLKSLVSKGTLVQTKGTGASGSFKLNKKPGETKEKATKKKPAAKPKKPAAKKPASAAKKPKKAAAVKKSPKKAKKPAAAAAKKAAKSPKKAAKAGRPKKAAKSPAKAKAVKPKAAKPKAAKPKAAKAKKAAPKKK from the coding sequence ATGTCGGAGACCGCGCCTGTTGCCGCTCCCGCCGTCTCTGCTCCCGGCGCCAAGGCCGCCGCCAAGAAGCCGAAGAAGGCGGCGAGCGGCTCCAAAGCCCGCAAGCCCGCGGGGCCCAGCGTCACCGAGCTGATCACCAAGGCCGTGTCCGCCTCCAAGGAGCGCAAGGGGCTCTCCCTCGCCGCGCTCAAGAAGGCGCTGGCCGCCGGCGGCTACGATGTGGAGAAGAATAACAGCCGCATCAAGCTGGGGCTCAAGAGCCTCGTCAGCAAGGGCACCCTGGTGCAGACCAAGGGCACCGGCGCCTCCGGCTCTTTCAAGCTGAACAAGAAGCCCGGTGAGACAAAAGAGAAGGCAACTAAGAAAAAGCCGGCTGCTAAGCCCAAGAAGCCGGCGGCCAAGAAGCCCGCCAGCGCCGCCAAGAAGCCCAAGAAGGCAGCGGCGGTGAAGAAGAGCCCCAAGAAGGCGAAGAAgccggcggcagcagcggccAAGAAAGCAGCGAAGAGCCCCAAGAAAGCCGCTAAGGCAGGGCGCCCCAAAAAGGCGGCGAAGAGCCCGGCTAAGGCAAAAGCGGTGAAGCCCAAGGCAGCCAAGCCTAAAGCAGCCAAACCCAAAGCGGCCAAGGCGAAGAAGGCAGCGCCCAAGAAGAAGTAA
- the LOC130267139 gene encoding histone H4 produces the protein MSGRGKGGKGLGKGGAKRHRKVLRDNIQGITKPAIRRLARRGGVKRISGLIYEETRGVLKVFLENVIRDAVTYTEHAKRKTVTAMDVVYALKRQGRTLYGFGG, from the coding sequence ATGTCTGGTCGGGGCAAGGGCGGCAAGGGGCTCGGCAAGGGCGGCGCCAAGCGCCACCGCAAGGTGCTGCGCGACAACATCCAGGGCATCACCAAGCCGGCCATCCGCCGCCTGGCTCGGCGCGGCGGCGTCAAGCGCATCTCGGGGCTCATCTATGAGGAGACGCGCGGGGTGCTCAAGGTGTTCCTGGAGAACGTGATCCGCGACGCCGTCACCTACACGGAGCACGCCAAGAGGAAGACGGTCACGGCCATGGACGTGGTCTACGCCCTCAAGCGCCAGGGTCGCACTCTGTACGGCTTCGGCGGCTAA
- the LOC130267107 gene encoding histone H2B 1/2/3/4/6, translated as MPEPAKSAPAPKKGSKKAVTKTQKKGDKKRKKSRKESYSIYVYKVLKQVHPDTGISSKAMGIMNSFVNDIFERIAGEASRLAHYNKRSTITSREIQTAVRLLLPGELAKHAVSEGTKAVTKYTSSK; from the coding sequence ATGCCCGAGCCGGCCAAGTCCGCCCCCGCGCCCAAGAAGGGCTCCAAGAAGGCGGTGACCAAGACGCAGAAGAAAGGCGACAAGAAGCGCAAGAAGAGCCGCAAGGAGAGCTACTCCATCTACGTGTACAAGGTGCTGAAGCAGGTGCACCCCGACACGGGCATCTCGTCCAAGGCCATGGGCATCATGAACTCCTTCGTCAACGACATCTTCGAGCGCATCGCCGGCGAGGCGTCGCGCCTGGCGCACTACAACAAGCGCTCCACCATCACGTCGCGGGAGATCCAGACGGCCgtgcggctgctgctgcccggcgAGCTGGCCAAGCACGCCGTGTCCGAGGGCACCAAGGCTGTCACCAAGTACACCAGCTCCAAGTAG
- the WBP11 gene encoding WW domain-binding protein 11 yields MGRRSTSSTKSGKFMNPTDQARKEARKRELKKNKKQRMMVRAAVLKMKDPKQIIRDMEKLDEMEFNPVQQPQLNEKVLKDKRKKLRETFERILRLYEKENPDIYKELRKLEVEYEQKRAQLSQYFDAVKNAQHVEVESIPLPDMPHAPSNILIQDIPLPGAQPPSILKKTSAYGPPVRSISVLPPPGLGVPRLPPGRKPPGPPPGPPPPQVLQMYGRKVGFNLDVAPRRREEEISYSSEAGQRGHDDDMSSTSEDEGYPEDMDQDKHDESSDDSDSDRSDADSEGEDFLHRDNDKEREGGEEKKSGHSVRFADMPGKSRKKKKNMKELTPLQAMMLRMAGQEIPEEGREVEEYSEEEEEEEEDSESEETSQQQQQQQQLSEEALTETGSSTATSQAQQQQQSAQAVPPTQIQAPPMPGPPPLGPPPAPPLRPPGPPTGLPPGPPPGAPPFLRPPGLPGLRGPLPRLLPPGPPPGRPPGPPPGPPPGLPPGPPPRGPPPRLPPPAPPGIPPPRPGMLRPPLVPPLGPAPPGLFPPAPIPNPGVLSAPPSLIQRPKADDTSAATIEKKATATISAKPQITNPKAEITRFVPTALRVRRENKGASAASQRKQDDEPALPLTKAAPKAGSSAPISVQTKDDVYEAFMKEMEGLL; encoded by the exons AACAAAAAGCAACGGATGATGGTACGAGCAGCTGTACTGAAGATGAAAGATCCAAAGCAGATTATCCGGGACATGGAAAAACTGGATGAGATGG AGTTTAATCCAGTACAGCAGCCACAACTTAATGAAAAAGTGCTGAAGGATAAACGCAAAAAGCTCCGTGAGACTTTTGAGCGTATCTTGCGGCTCTATGAGAAGGAAAATCCTGACATCTATAAAGAACTGCGCAAGTTGGAAGTGGAGTATGAGCAGAagagggcacagctcagccagtATTTTGATGCTGTCAAG aatGCTCAGCATGTTGAAGTGGAGAGTATCCCTTTACCAGATATGCCTCATGCTCCCTCCAACATCCTCATACAGGACATTCCCCTTCCAGGGGCTCAACCACCTTCTATCCTCAAGAAGACATCAGCCTATGG ACCTCCAGTTCGGTCCATTTCTGTGCTTCCTcctcctgggctgggtgttCCACGTTTGCCTCCAGGCAGGAAGCCCCCTGGACCTCCACCAGGGCCACCCCCACCTCAGGTCCTGCAGATGTATGGCCGTAAAGTGGGTTTCAACTTGGACGTGGCTCCTCGGAGGCGAGAGGAGGAGATTTCTTACAGTTCTGAAGCAG GACAGCGAGGCCATGATGATGACATGTCCAGCACTAGTGAAGATGAAGGTTATCCTGAGGATATGGATCAAGATAAGCATGATGAGAGCAGtgatgacagtgacagtgataGGTCAGATGCAGACAGTGAAGGAGAGGACTTCCTGCATCGTGATAATGACAAGGAGAGGGAAggtggagaagaaaagaaatcag GTCACAGTGTCCGCTTTGCAGACATGCCTGGGAAGTCAcgaaagaagaaaaagaacatgaaGGAGCTGACTCCACTCCAGGCCATGATGTTACGAATGGCAG GTCAGGAAATTCcagaagaagggagagaagtgGAGGAATATTcggaagaagaggaggaggaggaagaggactCAGAATCTGAAGAGACatcacagcaacagcagcagcagcaacaactCAGTGAGGAAGCACTTACAGAGACTGGGTCATCGACTGCGacttcccaggcacagcagcagcagcagagtgcacaggctgtgcctccAACTCAGATCCAGGCACCTCCCATGCCTGGGCCTCCTCCGCTGGgaccacccccagcccctccactgAGGCCCCCAGGCCCACCCACTGGCCTTCCTCCTGGCCCTCCACCAG GAGCTCCTCCGTTCCTGAGACCTCCCGGGTTACCAGGGTTGCGTGGGCCTTTGCCTCGACTGCTGCCACCAGGTCCTCCCCCGGGGCGACCCCCTGGTCCTCCCCCAGGCCCCCCACCAGGTCTGCCCCCAGGTCCTCCTCCACGTGGTCCTCCTCCTCGTctgccccctcctgccccaccag GTATCCCTCCTCCACGGCCAGGCATGTTACGGCCTCCTCTGGTGCCTCCCTTGGGCCCTGCCCCAcctgggctcttcccaccaGCTCCCATTCCAAATCCCGGGGTGCTGAGTGCCCCCCCCAGCCTGATCCAGCGGCCCAAGGCGGATGACACCAGCGCAGCCACCATCGAGAAGAAAGCCACGGCCACCATCAGCGCCAAGCCGCAGATCACCAACCCCAAGGCGGAGATCACGCGCTTCGTGCCCACCGCCCTGCGCGTGCGCCGCGAGAACAAGGGCGCCTCCGCCGCCTCCCAGAGAAAGCAGGATGATGAGCCTGCCCTCCCCTTAACCAAAGCTGCCCCTAAGGCCGGGTCCTCTGCCCCTATCTCTGTACAGACAAAGGATGATGTGTATGAAGCCTTCATGAAAGAAATGGAAGGTCTCCTGTGA
- the LOC130267125 gene encoding histone H2A, which translates to MSGRGKQGGKARAKAKSRSSRAGLQFPVGRVHRLLRKGNYAERVGAGAPVYLAAVLEYLTAEILELAGNAARDNKKTRIIPRHLQLAIRNDEELNKLLGKVTIAQGGVLPNIQAVLLPKKTDSHKAKSK; encoded by the coding sequence ATGTCCGGGCGCGGGAAGCAGGGCGGGAAGGCGCGCGCCAAGGCCAAGTCGCGCTCGTCGCGGGCCGGGCTGCAGTTCCCCGTGGGCCGCGTGCACCGGCTGCTGCGCAAGGGCAACTACGCGGAGCGCGTGGGCGCCGGCGCCCCGGTGTACCTGGCGGCCGTGCTGGAGTACCTGACGGCCGAGATCCTGGAGCTGGCGGGCAACGCGGCCCGCGACAACAAGAAGACGCGCATCATCCCCCGCCACCTGCAGCTCGCCATCCGCAACGACGAGGAGCTCAACAAGCTGCTGGGCAAGGTGACGATCGCGCAGGGCGGCGTGCTGCCCAACATCCAGGCCGTGCTGCTGCCCAAGAAGACCGACAGCCACAAGGCGAAAAGCAAGTGA